The sequence ctatggctatgaatagcgtcaatagctattcgctcaatagcttcagtttcttcttcaatattttcatactccaaccatctgtttcaatacatgcgtaatctgttgaatcgcttaagccgctgaaatccgagtctgaatccgagctaatgtcgctatatcttgctgtgctattcgccgtggtttgtttacattggcagcactgtatgacgtcacaaggaaatggatagtggtttcaaagatagcgaaaataatgcactttgaagctttatttagggatattccgagaccggtaaaattttgaaaagaacttcaaaaaatacaacaagccactgggaactgatttttattgtttttaacccttttgaaattgtgataatgttcccctttaaaaaaaaatgttgcatactcctccgCATGTCTAGTTGTGTAATGACgcttcaaattgtatcccttgtattttattttgtatttctctgtgcaaataagacaggTCATCTCCTACTATTCccggaattgtctttgctcaccactaacctttctcttcactgcaggctttgaaaaagacatgtttggggttgtggaatatatttgtattcagccgacgcacggagaataatgttatttccgcaatgtgtgtcgttccgtttttcctccatacagcaacagggcggtcggcggataatagccgggaaagtacagggatagcgagcgcaaaaaagtgacggctcccgaagtgttatccggcgtcatatagaaatatatgtagtgttcattgtgtgaggtaatgcaaattaaacaataaaaaaaacaaataacggtttgaattggtccaggttattggggactgttattactgacggacaggtcaGTAACATCGAACATcgaattttcaaggtaaaaactgactttcaaggtaaaagttgattttcagggtaaaaaatgattttcaaggcaaaaactgattttcaagttaaaaggaatttttaaggtaaaagtgtattttcaaggcaaaaactgattttcaaagtaaaagttgattttcaaggcaaaaactgattttcaaagtaaaagttgattttcaaggtaaaagttgtttGGTGTGTTCGGGtcccctttttttcaggaacactaataccaaaagtcacaatgtccgatagaactCTAAAAAAACAGGTGTCATGAATACATTTTACTGTTACGCTTGGGTCGCATTTCACTGCGCGgattgttctcccaagatgcagcaggaactctgcaggcagggtgcaggtaagacGATGATTCATTCATGCCTTTttaatgaaaatagacctgaagagcaccttataatcaggtgcgccctatggtccggaaaatacggtactatttaTAATAAAATGTACCGGCATCACTCGTAATACTGCCCAGCCTGACTAATAAACCAGAATTTACATCGTtgatgctttaaaggggaacattatcaccagacctacaggtgctggtcatattattagaatatcatgaaaaagttagTGTGACTGCAGCACATGctcgtaagaaaacccttgtctccatggcaacgtttctgtctcTTTCCCTTATTagccgcttttccaccaatgcaggggtaggcaacccagaatgttgaaagagtcatTTTTAACACAACgccgtcaagcggcattcatataaaacttgcgggccgcactaacattaaactttcatattaatgtgggggccgcaaaataaagtcttgtgtgtctgagacccctgtattAGATGCTCTCATTTTAgcgggcctactgaaatgagattttcttattcaaacggggatagcaggtccattctgtgtgtcgtacttgatcatttcgtgatattgccatatttttgctgaaaggatttagtagagaacatccacaataaagtttgcaactttcgctgttaaaggggaacattatcacaatttcaaaagggttaaaaacaataaaaaatcagttcccagtggcttgttgtattttttaaaaattttttcaaaattttaccggtcacggaatatccctaaaaaaagctttaaagttcttgatttttgctatttgcgatgcgactatccatttctctgtgacgtcatacagtgctgccaatacaagcATGacagttaccacagcaagatatagcgacattagctcggattcagactcggacttcagcggcttaagcgattcaacatattacgcatgtattgaaacagatggtcggagtatggaggcagatagcgaaaacataattgaagaagaaattgaagctattgagcgaatagctattgacgctattcggccatagcgtgggtgtacctaatgaagtggcccatagcatggctaccttattagcatcgccggtaaaatgtgcggaccaaacgatcaggactttcgcatcttgtgacactggagcaacttaaatccgtcgattggtaagtgtttgtttcgcattaaatgtgggtatctagtttcaaatgtacatacagctagcgtaaatagcatgttagcatcgattagcgtagcatgttagcatcgattacctggcagtcatgccgtgaccaaatatgtctgattagcacataagtcaacaacatcaacaaaactcacctttgtgattttgttgacttaatcgttgcaaatgcatctgcaggttatccatacatctctgtgccatgtctgtcttagcatcgccagtcaaatgtggagacactttggtacattcaatgggggtctggcggcagatttcttgccagtggtgcaacttgaatccctccctgttagtgttgttacaccctccgacaacacagcgacgagggatgatgtctccaaggttccaaaaaatagttgaaaaaaacggaaaataacagagctgagacccggtgtttgtaatgtgaaaatgaaaacggcggctgtattacctcggtgacgtcacgttctgacgtcatcgctaaaagaccgataaacagaaaggcgtttaatttgccaaaattcacccatttagagttcggaaatcggttaaaaatatacatggtcttttttctgcaacattaaggtatatattgacgcttgcataggtttggtgataatattcccctttaagagaaaagccctgcctttaccggaagtcgcagacgatgacgtcacatgtttgatggctcctcacatattcacattgtttttaatgggagcttccaacaaaaacagtttttcAGACcgaaaaaaaacgacaatttcccattaatttgagcgaggatgaaagatttgtgtttgaggatattgatagcgacggactagaaaaaaaataaaataaaataatagcgattgcattgggacggattccgatgtttttagacacatttactaggttaactctgggaaatcccttatctttctattgtgttgctagtgttttagtgagttaaatagtacctgatagtcggaggtgtgtgtccacgggtgtgttgacgccagtgtctcagaggagtcgacagcagctatggacgacacaagctcagcttttctccaggaagaactgactttttaaccacaattttctcaccgaaacctgctggttgacatttggtgtggattcatgtctgcttgaccacgctctgatccataggaaagtttcacctccaggaattttaaacaaggaatcaccgtgtgtttgtgtggctaaaggctaaagcttcccacatcCATCAATTctactccaatattaattgaacaaattgcaaaagattcagcaacacagatgtccaaaatactgtgtaattatgcggttaaagcagacgacttttagctgtgtgtgtgtgcagcgctcatacttcctaaaaacccgatACAtctcgcgtacacgtcatcattacacgacgtttcgaagatgaaactcccgggaaatttaaaattgtaatttagtaaactaaaaaggccgtattggcatgtgttgcaatgttaatatttcatcattgatatataaactatcagactgcgtggtcggtagtagtggctttcagtaggcctttaaaggggaacattatcagcagacctatgtaagcgtcaatatataccttgatgttgcagaaaaaagaccatatatttttttaaccgacttccgaactctaaatgggtgaattttggcgaatgaaacgcgtttctgtttatcgcgctggaggcgatgacgtcagaacgtgacgtcgccgaggtaacacagccaccattttcattttcaacacattgtaaacattgggtttcagctctgttattttccgttttttcgactattttttggaaccttggagacatcatgcctcgtcggtgtgttgtcggagggtgtaacaacactaacagggagggattcaagttgcaccactggcccgaagatgccaaagtgtctgccgccagacccccattgaatgtaccaaagtgtctccacattttaccggcgatgacagacatggcacagagatgtatggataacctgcagatgcatttgcaacgataaattcaactaaaatcacaaaggtgagttttgttgatgttgacttatgtgctaatcagacatatttggtcgcggcgtgactgccagctaatcgatgctaacatgctacgctaatcgacgctaacatgctgtttaccggcggtgctaaagcagacatggcacagagatgtatcgatgacctgcaggtgcatttgtaacgataaagtcacagtaatcacaaaggtgagttttgttgatgttgactgccagctaatcaatgctaacatgctatgctaatcgatgctaacatgctatttaccggcggtgctaaagcagacatggcacagagatgtatggataacctgcagctgcatttgcaactatattacgtttccttccacccacatttaatgcgaaaaaaacacttaccaatcgacagatttaagttgctccagtgtcacaagatgcgaaagtcctgatcgtttggtccgcacattttaccggcgatgctaacgcagctattcggccatgctatggctatgaatagcgtcaatagctatttgctcaatagcttcagtttcttcttcaatactttcatactccaaccatctgtttcaatacatgcgcaatctgttgaatcgcttaagccgctgaaatccgagtctgaatccgagctaatgtcgctatatcttactgtgctatccgccattgtttgtttacattggcagcactgtatgacgtcacagggaaatggatagtcgcatcgcaaatagcgaaaatcaagcactttaaagctttttttagggatattcggagaccggtaaaattttgaaaaaatgcaagcaggcccataataatgataaagtttgaagtatgagcaataataatatgggtgCTTGCAATGCAAGCGGGCCcataataatgataaagttggaagtatgagcaataataatatgggtgCTTGCAATgcaagcaggcccataataatgataaagtttgaagtatgagcaataataatatgggtgCTTGCAATgcaagcaggcccataataatgataaagtttgaactatgagcaataataatatgggtgCTTGCAATgcaagcaggcccataataatgataattataagTATGTGAATGggcgcttgcattgcagcaggcccataataatgataaagtttgaaatatgagcaataataatatgggctgcttaCATTGCAAGAGCCCATTCACATGCTGCTGAGCAGCAGTGAATGGGCGCTTGCAATGCAAGCAGGCCCATAGTAATGATCAAgtttgaagtatgagcaataataaaaTGGGCGCTTGAAATGCAAGCAGGCCCATGATAATGATACATTTTGAAGTATGTGTAATAATATGGACTGCTTGCATTGCAAGTGACCATTCACATGCTGCAAAGCAGCAGTGAATGGGGGCTTGCAATGCAAGCAGGCCCATAGTAATGATAAAGTTTGAaatatgagcaataataatatgggtgCTTGCAATgcaagcaggcccataataatgaTAGTTTTAAGTATGTGAATGggcgcttgcattgcagcaggcttataataatgataaagtttgaagtatgagcaataataatacgGCTGATTGCAATgcaagcaggcccataataatgataattataagTATGTGAATGggcgcttgcattgcagcaggcttataataatgataaagtttgaagtatgagcaataataatatgggctgcttgcattgcaagcGCCCATTCACTGCTGCTTAGCAGCATGTGAATGGGCTCTTGCGATGCAAGCAGGCCCGTAGTAATGATCAAgtttgaagtatgagcaataataaaaTGGGCGCTTGAAATgcaagcaggcccataataatgaTACATTTTGAAGTATGTGTAATAATATGGACTGCTTACATTGCAAGTGCCAAGAATGGGCGCTTGCAATGCAAGCAGGCCCATAAAAATGATCAAATTTGAAGTATGGGCAATAATATCGGCTGCTTGCATTGGAGCAGGCCCATGACAAAATACAAACTCACCAAATATGGACTACATTTATTGTACTCAACTTTTGCTGAAGCATACATTGCTTATTGCAAAaaggacatacatataaaacaatcacaaaacaatatttatacTACAAAAGAGAGTAAAATGGTTCTaaaagtggtccagaagatgtttcagatgtgaaccagtaagtATGAAGTAAGAGGGATTTAATGGGAGTAAAGTTATGAACAAATGTGTATATCATGGAGTTTAACCATGGAATCATTTACAATTAGAAATATGGAACTCTTTATAATATCGAACCCCTACATAAAACACTCTTATGAATAATTAAAAActgagttatatatatatatatatatatacatacatacatatctacacatatatatatatatatatacatacatataagatTGAttaatatatccatatatacacacacatatatatatatatatatatattttgtttttttttattaaatttgtttTACAATTAATTTAAAATCCTGCAGATTCatgtgctgctgctgttctcaccctCACACTTGTGTTTTTTACAttggtacttataagagaatcgTTCACCACAAAGATCACAACACAACACtttctctccggtgtgtgttctcatgtgtctgacAAGTGTTGACCGGTCACAAAAGCCTTTGTTGCAGTTTGAACAGGCATACGGTTTTTCGCCGGTGTGCGtcctcatgtgcactttcaaattttGACTAgtcacaaaacctttaccacagattgaacacggaaaaggtttttctccggtgtgcattctcatgtgtactttcaaatactgTCTTTGCACAAAGTCTTTACCGCAGACTGAACAGGTAAAAAGgttttctccggtgtgtattctcatgtgtactttcaaattgtgcctttgtacaaaacttttaccacataccaagcaggaaaagggtttttctccggtgtgtatttgcatgtgttctttCAACACATGCTTTCGTGCGAAACATTTACCGCATTCTGAGCAGGAgtaaggtttttctccggtgtgtgctctcatgtgtgttttcagacaAGAACGGTAACTGAAAGTTTTGTCGCAGAGAGAACATGTGAAGCGTGTGTTGTCAgcgtgacatgtcttatcatctttagagtcttcatcatcagtgtcaggagagtgtgacgttgtgtcctcactatctgatagtggagctaagagcttgtctgcttgtgatcctccacagtggtctccatcagcttctgttgagcTGCtgggaggctccgcctctctcttctcctcacttccACCTTCGaactcatcatcttcactcttcacagggacaccagtcactgggaactcctccaaccatttgacctcatcatcttcactcttcacagggacaccagtcactgggagcTCCTCCAaccctttgacctcatcatcttcactcttcacagggacaccagtcactgggaactcctccaaccatttgacctcatcatcttcactcttcacagggacaccagtcactgggagctcctccaaccatttgacctcatcatcttctctcttcacagggacaccagtcactgggaactcctccgaCCATTTAGgatgctctccctcctgactgatgctgcGTTCCTCCTCTTCcattttaatgtgaggggtctgtggcgcctcgtcttcctctttaatgtaggAGGGCTGTGGCTTCTCCTGCTCCATCCTAAAGCTCCACCCCTGTCGCTCAGGGAGATGATGTTCCTGACAGACGTCTGCGGGACACGAGAAGACAAACACGTGCGTTTGAGacgtccagctttgctcagtcaaaTTAGGGCATTGAGTACGTTTACATGTGCTATAGGAAACCAAGTTGTTGTATGAACAGTGGGGGACAAACACGCCactctttacagcaggggtctcgaactcaattcacctgggggccactggatgcagagtctgagtgaggctggtttttacggtgcggctgttcccCCGAattgtgttggtcattcttgtttggtgtgggttcacagtgtggcgcatatttgtagcagtgttaaagttgtttatacggccaccctcagtgtgacctgtatggctgttgaccaagtaagccttgcattcacttgtgtgaaaatccgtagatattatgtgattgggctggcacgaaaaggcagtgcctttaagttttTTTGGCGCTtggtacttctccctacgtccgtgtaccactccgtacagaggcgttttaaaaagtcgtaaattttacatttgaaaacaaataccgataatttccgatactacattttaaagcatttatcggccgataacatctCTACAAATAACAGTTTgtattggtccaggttatcggggactgttattactgacggacaaccctcgcctccatggcaacatctctgtcacTTCCACTCATTGGCCGCttatccactaacgcaggggtaggcaacccagaacgttgaaagagccattttggagccgaataacacaacgctgtcaagcgccattcatattaaactcgcgggccgcactaacattaaactttcatattaaggtgggggccgcaaaataacgtctcgcgggccaattgccgcgtgtctgagacccctgcttcaCAGCATTATGCACAGGAAAAGAAAACcaagggatgggcgatatggcctacaATTTATACCgtgatacattaaacataggagtgataatagaatatttttaaaacggtttacaaaggctcctaattgagttgttgacatatacagtaacattatttacaattatattttctattattaatctatttgttaatGTACTGTTAATACCtggctactttatgttgtaacatgtttctatctacacatctgtcaaaatgtaataatcacttatttttttgttgtttgtgtacattacgttagttttgggtgatactacaaatttgggtatcgacccaataccaagtaattacaggggCAGCACTgctcataccaatgctgatacttcaTATTTTCTACATGACTGGTTCtctaacttttttcaccaagtacaacCTCTCCAAGCTCTCCCGGTACCGCCAgaatgaccaacaataaaatacagtagcatagtaggcctgagtattcattaaaaacacagtggttttatttaacaagtattttcCAACATTTTTGACCAAGGTCCCAATACACACAATTTGAACAATAACAACTGTATGTGAatataaaaaagcaaaacactgtactttaatcaagtgattatttggcatagCATTAGATGGATCACTGTTCTAAATCATTGAATGATTACGTTTTTGGTCACAATTAtcgattattattaatatttttcagAACCTATCGAAAATAGGaaccaggggaaaaaaacattacatGTAAACATTTCTATTTCAAAGCTAACCAAGGCAGAAAGTAgagaaaatgtcaacacaactatggaaaacatccatccatccatccatttactaccgcttttcccgttcggggtcgcggggtgtgctggagcctatctcagccgcattcgggcggaaggcgcggtacaccctggacaagtcgccaccgcatcacAGACCATGGAAACAATCAATGCGATATTGTAAAAATCACATTGAACTCGTAACACTAACCTCTAAAAAATGGAGGCGCAAAAATAAGGACTacgtaagaaatgcttaataaagtgtaagaaaatataggaaagcatgaaaatgtaaacatggaaAAACCTGAAACGAACTATTTTCTGCGGTCTATGTAACATTTACGTTAAGGAACTtatgttatgcagtaattattatttaaatagcATTGGTTTGTCATGACGAAGACCTTGGTGAGGTTTGTTGTCCCGTAATGcgaagcgactggaccggacatggcgtgaaggtaatgacatcttttaatattaactcgaaagtactacaaaaacaaagggtataaacaaaaggcgctcacagcggaggtacaaaacttggctatgagaagaaaaactagcacaaaggcagaattatggacaaaaaaaaacgaTAACACTTACTCTGACAAGAAACAAGCATGAAAAAGAGcggcatggatcatcagcatgaataacaagggtgtagagggtgatgtcgccaggctgactgcctggcaacaacAGGCTTaaaaggtgatgtggtgattgacaacaggtgcatgagtccaagtgactcaggtgtgtgacatgaggacaggtgaaaactattgGGTCGTCATggaacaaaacagggagtgaaaaaacaggaaccgacagagtgcaaaaccaaacagaacatagccaatctcaacatgatcaccaagacatgacaggtTTGGTTTAAAAgtgaaaaatttaaatacaaaatgcATTCCAAATCATTTCGAGTGTGAATCAAAATTATATATGAACTGAAAAAAAACACGGGTGTATTTTTCAAAATTCAACACCCAAACTGTTTGTAAACTGACaacctttagaccaggggtgcccattacgtcgatcgcgagctaccagtcgaccgcggggggtgtgtcagtcgatctccagccaggcttttaaaaaaaatagacctaaaaattagtgatcatcaatcttcaccaagacgtcacttaaatgacattcacggtaccggagggtcttgtgagatgacgctggctgctgcaagatcattattattaaaatatgaccgagaggaaggcgagaaacactttttatttcaacagactctcgcgccgtaccttccgtcaaaactctaaaggccgactgcacatttcctattttcacaataaaagccctgcttcatgctgcctgcgctaactaaatacagagtctcggaaaactggcgtgcacaagcgatccctcagaaagctggcgtgcacatcacttgtgcacgccagctttccgagactcttattttgttagcgcaggcagcatgaagcagggcttttattgtgaagataggaaatgtgcagtcggcctttagagttttgatggaagggacggcgcgaaagtctgttgaaataaaaagtgtttctcgccttcctctctgtcattttttcataataatgaactggcagcagccagcgtcatctcacaagaccctcgggtgccgtgaatgtcaatcaagcaagctacggaatttgccgccaatgtttttcttgtaaagtgtatggaagctggatgaattagatgccaaatccaaccac comes from Nerophis ophidion isolate RoL-2023_Sa linkage group LG24, RoL_Noph_v1.0, whole genome shotgun sequence and encodes:
- the LOC133542480 gene encoding zinc finger protein 569-like isoform X2, producing MCERRRAEYEEELCPTKAEKERQHQLLDAVFKKHQVVLHRTDNQRPPDVKEEKEEVWITQVGPCLPEQEEADPTKFPLTVVSVKTEDCEDKPPESSQLHHSPNVCQEHHLPERQGWSFRMEQEKPQPSYIKEEDEAPQTPHIKMEEEERSISQEGEHPKWSEEFPVTGVPVKREDDEVKWLEELPVTGVPVKSEDDEVKWLEEFPVTGVPVKSEDDEVKGLEELPVTGVPVKSEDDEVKWLEEFPVTGVPVKSEDDEFEGGSEEKREAEPPSSSTEADGDHCGGSQADKLLAPLSDSEDTTSHSPDTDDEDSKDDKTCHADNTRFTCSLCDKTFSYRSCLKTHMRAHTGEKPYSCSECGKCFARKHVLKEHMQIHTGEKPFSCLVCGKSFVQRHNLKVHMRIHTGENLFTCSVCGKDFVQRQYLKVHMRMHTGEKPFPCSICGKGFVTSQNLKVHMRTHTGEKPYACSNCNKGFCDRSTLVRHMRTHTGEKVLCCDLCGERFSYKYQCKKHKCEGENSSST
- the LOC133542480 gene encoding zinc finger protein 569-like isoform X4 gives rise to the protein MCERTIAEYEEELCPTKEEKERQHQLLDAVFKKHQVVLHKTDNQRPPDVKEEKEEVWITQVGPCLPEQEEADPTKFPLTVVSVKTEDCEDKPPESSQLHHSPNVCQEHHLPERQGWSFRMEQEKPQPSYIKEEDEAPQTPHIKMEEEERSISQEGEHPKWSEEFPVTGVPVKREDDEVKWLEELPVTGVPVKSEDDEVKWLEEFPVTGVPVKSEDDEVKWLEEFPVTGVPVKSEDDEFEGGSEEKREAEPPSSSTEADGDHCGGSQADKLLAPLSDSEDTTSHSPDTDDEDSKDDKTCHADNTRFTCSLCDKTFSYRSCLKTHMRAHTGEKPYSCSECGKCFARKHVLKEHMQIHTGEKPFSCLVCGKSFVQRHNLKVHMRIHTGENLFTCSVCGKDFVQRQYLKVHMRMHTGEKPFPCSICGKGFVTSQNLKVHMRTHTGEKPYACSNCNKGFCDRSTLVRHMRTHTGEKVLCCDLCGERFSYKYQCKKHKCEGENSSST
- the LOC133542480 gene encoding zinc finger protein 569-like isoform X1, which gives rise to MCERTIAEYEEELCPTKEEKERQHQLLDAVFKKHQVVLHKTDNQRPPDVKEEKEEVWITQVGPCLPEQEEADPTKFPLTVVSVKTEDCEDKPPESSQLHHSPNVCQEHHLPERQGWSFRMEQEKPQPSYIKEEDEAPQTPHIKMEEEERSISQEGEHPKWSEEFPVTGVPVKREDDEVKWLEELPVTGVPVKSEDDEVKWLEEFPVTGVPVKSEDDEVKGLEELPVTGVPVKSEDDEVKWLEEFPVTGVPVKSEDDEFEGGSEEKREAEPPSSSTEADGDHCGGSQADKLLAPLSDSEDTTSHSPDTDDEDSKDDKTCHADNTRFTCSLCDKTFSYRSCLKTHMRAHTGEKPYSCSECGKCFARKHVLKEHMQIHTGEKPFSCLVCGKSFVQRHNLKVHMRIHTGENLFTCSVCGKDFVQRQYLKVHMRMHTGEKPFPCSICGKGFVTSQNLKVHMRTHTGEKPYACSNCNKGFCDRSTLVRHMRTHTGEKVLCCDLCGERFSYKYQCKKHKCEGENSSST
- the LOC133542480 gene encoding zinc finger protein 569-like isoform X3; this encodes MCERTRAEYEEELCPTKEEKERQRQLLDAVFKKHQVVSHRTDNQRPPDVKEEKEEVWITQVGPCLPEQEEADPTKFPLTVVSVKTEDCEDKPPESSQLHHSPNVCQEHHLPERQGWSFRMEQEKPQPSYIKEEDEAPQTPHIKMEEEERSISQEGEHPKWSEEFPVTGVPVKREDDEVKWLEELPVTGVPVKSEDDEVKWLEEFPVTGVPVKSEDDEVKGLEELPVTGVPVKSEDDEVKWLEEFPVTGVPVKSEDDEFEGGSEEKREAEPPSSSTEADGDHCGGSQADKLLAPLSDSEDTTSHSPDTDDEDSKDDKTCHADNTRFTCSLCDKTFSYRSCLKTHMRAHTGEKPYSCSECGKCFARKHVLKEHMQIHTGEKPFSCLVCGKSFVQRHNLKVHMRIHTGENLFTCSVCGKDFVQRQYLKVHMRMHTGEKPFPCSICGKGFVTSQNLKVHMRTHTGEKPYACSNCNKGFCDRSTLVRHMRTHTGEKVLCCDLCGERFSYKYQCKKHKCEGENSSST